A single window of Ferviditalea candida DNA harbors:
- a CDS encoding SDR family NAD(P)-dependent oxidoreductase codes for MTEGCESVVPDLKNKVILVTGAGRGIGRGIAEYCLNQGASVVIAEIDPDRVAAASKALSRYENRILGVTETVSTMEGASRTVQASVERFGRVDVLVNNAALTKDRSIIRMSEQEFDEVIATNLKGAFNCTKSVLPQMLEQGAGRIINMTAVSGFSGNPGQTNYAAAKGGLMAMTLTWSAELSRKNIAVNAVIPAAWTEMSETIPTEGLIQAVGEEMYRRLRSRKPSQVAPLIGFLASDAARGITGQCFSIAGRELAVWGFARPVVQAEAPDEEWTMDSLETFVKEKNNLWQKPVEPFI; via the coding sequence ATGACGGAAGGATGTGAATCGGTGGTGCCCGATTTGAAAAACAAAGTCATCCTTGTGACCGGAGCGGGACGGGGCATTGGCAGAGGGATAGCGGAATATTGCTTGAATCAGGGCGCATCCGTCGTGATCGCCGAAATCGATCCGGATCGTGTGGCAGCGGCATCGAAAGCACTGTCACGCTATGAAAACAGAATTCTCGGGGTAACGGAAACGGTGTCCACCATGGAGGGGGCCTCGCGCACCGTCCAAGCGTCGGTCGAACGGTTCGGCCGGGTGGATGTATTGGTGAACAATGCGGCTCTGACGAAAGACCGCTCGATCATCAGGATGTCTGAACAGGAATTCGATGAGGTCATTGCAACAAATTTGAAAGGGGCATTCAACTGCACCAAATCGGTATTGCCGCAGATGCTTGAGCAGGGAGCGGGACGGATTATCAATATGACCGCCGTGTCCGGTTTTTCCGGGAATCCCGGACAGACGAATTACGCAGCGGCCAAGGGCGGGCTGATGGCCATGACATTAACCTGGAGCGCCGAGCTGAGCCGCAAGAATATTGCCGTCAATGCCGTCATACCGGCAGCGTGGACGGAAATGTCGGAGACGATTCCTACCGAAGGGCTGATTCAGGCGGTCGGCGAGGAGATGTACCGCAGGCTGCGTTCGCGCAAGCCCTCCCAAGTCGCTCCGCTGATTGGATTCCTGGCGTCTGACGCAGCGCGGGGAATTACCGGACAGTGCTTCAGCATCGCCGGCAGGGAGCTGGCCGTTTGGGGATTCGCCAGACCGGTTGTGCAAGCCGAAGCGCCGGATGAGGAGTGGACGATGGATTCCTTGGAAACGTTCGTGAAGGAAAAGAATAACCTTTGGCAAAAACCGGTTGAGCCGTTTATTTGA
- a CDS encoding IclR family transcriptional regulator has protein sequence MTEPAKKDYQIHSVKNAMHILRLYSGERAELGVTEMSRLLGMSKSSVHRLVSTLTKEGFLEKSQNSNKYRLGLALLGLCGVITTHMEIHREAIPTLEILVEKLGEACHVCVLEGSDIVYLHKVECRHPVRLLSHIGKRNPAFCTSGGKSILAYQPESIVNSVIESGLTPYGPNTITDPAQFKENLQSIREQGYAVCIDELHEDVISIGSPIRDYSGDVVASVSVVGPKQRITPDKIPFFAATVLEAGREISQKLGYCGL, from the coding sequence ATGACTGAACCAGCCAAAAAGGATTATCAAATTCATTCCGTCAAAAATGCCATGCATATTCTGCGGTTATATTCCGGCGAACGCGCCGAGCTTGGCGTCACGGAAATGTCCCGTCTGCTCGGGATGAGCAAAAGCTCAGTCCACCGTCTGGTATCTACACTGACCAAGGAAGGATTTTTGGAGAAATCGCAGAACTCCAACAAATACCGCCTCGGCCTTGCTCTCCTGGGGCTCTGCGGCGTCATCACGACACATATGGAGATTCATCGCGAAGCCATTCCGACGCTCGAAATCCTCGTCGAAAAACTGGGAGAAGCCTGCCATGTCTGCGTGCTCGAGGGAAGCGATATCGTCTACCTGCATAAAGTGGAATGCAGGCATCCCGTCCGTCTGCTGTCCCATATCGGCAAAAGAAATCCCGCTTTCTGCACAAGCGGAGGAAAATCGATTCTGGCTTATCAACCCGAGAGCATCGTCAACAGCGTTATCGAAAGCGGTCTCACTCCATACGGGCCGAATACGATAACAGATCCCGCACAATTCAAGGAGAACCTGCAGTCCATCCGGGAACAAGGATACGCTGTTTGCATCGACGAGCTACATGAAGACGTCATCAGCATCGGATCGCCCATTCGCGATTATTCCGGCGATGTGGTTGCTTCAGTCAGTGTTGTCGGTCCCAAACAGCGTATTACCCCGGACAAAATCCCCTTTTTCGCTGCGACGGTTTTGGAAGCAGGCCGCGAGATTTCCCAAAAGCTCGGCTACTGCGGCTTATAG
- a CDS encoding phenylacetate--CoA ligase family protein yields MITDAVYGIQEKNMRAQQFQKLNQLLVFTLQFNEFYKEKFSGLRLPIRSEEEFGAIPFTYKKELSQDQIENPPYGRNHTFPESRYVRYHQTSGTSGRPLKVLDTQESWDWWGNCWLEVLKSAGVTSSDRLFLAFSFGPFIGFWSAYEAAKKAGTLVIPGGGQSSTERLSSIIENKATILLCTPSYALHLAEVAQQKNIDIVNSHIHTIVTAGEPGGSIPSTRKQIEEQWGAKLFDHSGMTEMGAYGYSCSQQNGIHVNEAEFIAEVIDPETLEPVAEGETGELVLTNLGRYGFPLIRYRTGDMVRQSHTVCACGNPYKHLPGGIIGRVDDMVIVRGVNIFPQSIEAIVREFPEINEFRIVYYTVEEMTQVKVQIESSASVSNELKGKLRDRVGLRIDVEEMEPNTLPRFEMKSRRVLDQRTVK; encoded by the coding sequence TTGATTACGGATGCCGTTTACGGGATTCAGGAGAAAAATATGAGAGCGCAGCAATTTCAAAAGCTGAATCAGCTTTTGGTGTTTACCTTGCAATTCAATGAATTTTACAAGGAGAAATTCAGCGGTCTGCGGCTGCCGATTCGTTCGGAGGAAGAGTTCGGAGCGATTCCTTTCACTTACAAAAAGGAGCTTTCCCAGGATCAGATTGAGAATCCGCCGTACGGCAGGAACCATACGTTCCCGGAATCCCGGTATGTCCGTTACCATCAGACTTCCGGAACGTCCGGAAGGCCGCTGAAGGTGCTGGATACGCAAGAGAGCTGGGACTGGTGGGGAAACTGCTGGTTGGAGGTTCTCAAATCTGCGGGGGTTACGAGCAGCGACCGGCTGTTTCTGGCCTTTTCCTTCGGCCCGTTCATCGGTTTTTGGTCGGCCTATGAGGCGGCAAAAAAAGCGGGGACGCTGGTGATTCCCGGCGGCGGGCAATCTTCGACGGAAAGGCTGAGCAGCATTATCGAGAACAAGGCGACGATCCTGCTGTGCACTCCGAGCTATGCGCTGCATTTGGCGGAAGTGGCGCAGCAAAAAAACATTGATATCGTCAATTCGCACATCCATACGATTGTAACGGCCGGCGAACCGGGTGGCTCCATTCCGTCCACGCGCAAGCAGATTGAGGAGCAGTGGGGAGCGAAATTGTTCGACCACTCCGGCATGACGGAAATGGGCGCCTATGGGTATTCGTGCTCGCAGCAGAATGGAATTCATGTCAACGAGGCCGAATTTATCGCGGAGGTGATTGATCCGGAAACGTTGGAGCCGGTTGCGGAGGGAGAGACGGGTGAGCTGGTGCTGACCAACCTCGGACGCTACGGGTTCCCCTTGATCCGCTACCGTACCGGGGATATGGTGAGACAATCGCACACGGTTTGCGCTTGCGGCAATCCTTACAAGCATCTTCCCGGCGGAATTATCGGCCGGGTGGACGATATGGTCATCGTTCGGGGCGTCAACATTTTCCCCCAGTCCATTGAAGCGATCGTCCGGGAGTTCCCGGAAATCAACGAATTCCGGATCGTGTATTATACAGTGGAAGAAATGACGCAGGTGAAGGTGCAAATCGAATCCTCCGCTTCCGTATCCAATGAATTGAAAGGGAAGCTGCGCGATCGTGTGGGCCTGCGCATCGATGTAGAAGAAATGGAACCGAACACGCTGCCGCGCTTCGAAATGAAGTCTCGCCGCGTACTCGACCAGCGCACCGTTAAATAG
- a CDS encoding IclR family transcriptional regulator, with translation MKEDQLSSSASSLENALQLLKMFTMDEPELRLSEIAEKLGVAASTAHRLVNTLVAEGFVVKDPRTNMYRLGASILAFGKMITAQIKLYREALPILQELVNKSNETAHIGILDQTDTVYLHKIECSHPVRLLSHSGKRNPAYCTGTGQLILAYQDERTVNRVIERGLVRKTPKTITRPDEFLSLLNTIRKQGFAIASEQLHEGVTSIAAPIRDLSGQVVASVAVVGPVQRITTARIRPLTHLVVQAGHEISERMGCKSIFETRI, from the coding sequence ATGAAAGAAGATCAACTATCCAGTTCAGCTTCCTCCCTCGAAAACGCACTGCAGCTCTTAAAAATGTTCACCATGGACGAACCTGAACTCCGATTAAGCGAAATTGCGGAAAAGCTTGGCGTGGCCGCCAGCACGGCCCACCGCCTGGTCAACACGCTGGTTGCCGAAGGCTTCGTGGTCAAAGATCCGAGGACGAATATGTACAGACTTGGAGCATCCATACTGGCATTCGGTAAAATGATCACTGCGCAAATCAAGCTTTACAGAGAGGCTTTGCCGATCCTGCAGGAGCTCGTCAACAAATCCAACGAAACCGCGCATATCGGCATTCTCGACCAAACAGACACCGTTTACCTCCACAAAATCGAATGCAGCCATCCGGTGCGACTGCTTTCCCACAGCGGAAAACGAAACCCCGCATACTGCACGGGAACCGGTCAGCTAATTCTGGCTTATCAGGATGAGCGGACCGTTAACCGGGTGATCGAGCGCGGATTGGTCCGCAAGACGCCGAAAACGATTACCCGCCCGGATGAATTTTTGTCGCTGCTGAATACAATCAGAAAGCAGGGATTTGCCATCGCGTCGGAGCAGCTACATGAAGGTGTAACTTCGATCGCCGCGCCGATTCGCGATCTTTCCGGACAAGTCGTCGCCTCGGTCGCCGTCGTCGGACCCGTTCAGCGAATAACAACCGCCCGAATCCGTCCGCTCACGCACCTTGTCGTGCAGGCCGGCCATGAAATCTCTGAGCGCATGGGATGCAAATCCATATTCGAGACAAGAATATAA
- a CDS encoding fumarylacetoacetate hydrolase family protein, whose amino-acid sequence MKLISFYAHGAVRAGCIHEDQVIDLNLACRKMLESQGKLRAAQIADAHVPADMTELLQGGDESLEMAREAAKFVLQNENSNGEPKAVYARSEVKLAAPVPKPGKIICVGHNYREHILEMKRELPEHPVIFAKFANTVIGPEDPIPYYPITQQLDYEAEFTFVMGKRARNVKQAEALDYVAGYTIVNDVSYRDLQRRTIQWLQGKTVDGSAPMGPWLVTRDELKNPHELEIFLTVNGEERQRSNTKNLVFNVNFLVEFLSGIMTLEPGDVICTGTPGGVGVARDPQVFLKDGDVVRVEIERIGALENTVRTAQ is encoded by the coding sequence ATGAAGTTGATCAGTTTTTACGCACACGGAGCCGTTCGCGCCGGCTGCATCCATGAGGATCAAGTCATTGATCTCAATCTGGCATGCCGCAAAATGCTGGAATCGCAAGGAAAGCTAAGAGCGGCGCAAATTGCAGATGCCCATGTGCCGGCCGATATGACCGAACTGCTGCAGGGAGGAGACGAAAGCCTGGAAATGGCTCGCGAAGCGGCAAAGTTTGTGCTGCAGAACGAAAATTCCAACGGAGAACCAAAAGCGGTCTATGCCCGATCCGAGGTCAAATTGGCGGCGCCCGTTCCGAAGCCGGGGAAAATCATCTGTGTCGGACACAATTACCGGGAGCATATTCTCGAGATGAAGCGGGAGCTGCCCGAGCATCCGGTCATCTTCGCCAAGTTTGCGAACACGGTAATCGGTCCCGAAGATCCGATCCCCTATTACCCCATTACACAGCAGTTGGACTATGAAGCGGAGTTTACCTTTGTCATGGGCAAGCGCGCGCGAAATGTCAAGCAGGCTGAAGCCTTGGATTACGTGGCCGGCTATACCATCGTCAACGACGTCTCTTACCGCGACCTGCAGCGCCGCACCATTCAGTGGCTGCAAGGCAAAACAGTAGACGGAAGCGCGCCGATGGGTCCGTGGCTGGTTACTCGCGACGAGCTCAAAAATCCCCATGAGCTGGAAATTTTTCTGACCGTAAACGGCGAGGAGCGCCAGCGTTCCAATACGAAGAATCTCGTTTTCAACGTCAACTTCCTGGTTGAATTCCTTTCCGGCATCATGACCCTTGAACCGGGGGACGTCATCTGCACGGGAACTCCCGGAGGCGTAGGCGTAGCCCGCGATCCGCAAGTATTCCTGAAAGACGGCGATGTCGTCCGCGTGGAAATCGAACGAATCGGCGCACTGGAAAATACCGTAAGAACGGCACAATAA
- a CDS encoding DinB family protein, whose amino-acid sequence MSRTTAYMEQINEQIDITLQKARQLNEATIRWKPADNVWSIMEILCHVEEIIPYWLNELSNVVKSPGASWGRGLDHPARLEAVAAADSRSVAEVLQGIEASKQIVNSAFSSMSDADLDIESPHRNPKFGVKPMTFLIDHFLVQHLTNHNQQIDRDIQLYKDRG is encoded by the coding sequence ATGAGCAGAACAACCGCCTACATGGAACAGATTAACGAACAAATCGATATCACCCTGCAAAAAGCGCGTCAGTTAAATGAGGCGACGATTCGCTGGAAGCCGGCCGACAATGTCTGGTCAATTATGGAGATCCTCTGCCACGTTGAAGAAATTATCCCCTACTGGCTGAATGAATTGAGCAATGTCGTCAAATCGCCCGGCGCCTCCTGGGGCCGAGGCCTGGATCATCCTGCGCGGCTGGAGGCGGTCGCAGCAGCGGATTCCCGTTCTGTCGCCGAGGTGCTTCAAGGAATTGAAGCCTCCAAACAGATCGTCAATTCCGCATTCTCTTCGATGAGCGATGCAGATCTGGACATCGAATCGCCGCACCGCAACCCGAAATTCGGCGTTAAACCGATGACGTTCCTGATCGACCACTTCCTGGTCCAGCATCTGACCAACCACAACCAGCAGATCGATCGGGATATCCAGCTGTATAAGGACCGCGGCTGA
- a CDS encoding cupin domain-containing protein, with the protein MAEANSFFDSQEVKDFNKELERFHLGPLWNAIPQLMPHQPKPQAVPYLWKWQSINAKLKEATSIFTPDRGGERRAIYLQNPGLYSRQPWGWASTTQTLYAAVQLIQQGEIAPSHRHTQNALRFITHGEGAYTIVQGERIFMEEGDYLITPMGLWHGHEHLGQEPMIWMDCLDIPFAYSVGGTFFEPYPDRIEKPSIPDNYSAQKYGGGMVRPIGDRVPSIAPLGAYKWARTQAALEGLRRFDPDPFDGYAVEYINPSNGLTANPNIAAWMQLLPGGFRSKAHRHTSSTIYHVFRGSGYTIINGVRFDWSKGDYFVVPNWAWHEHVNTSSEDALLFSTSDLPIMEKMNYQRQEAYEPNNGHQEVTGEFTPVLP; encoded by the coding sequence ATGGCTGAAGCAAATTCCTTTTTTGACAGCCAAGAAGTTAAGGATTTCAACAAAGAGCTGGAAAGATTCCATCTGGGACCGCTTTGGAATGCCATCCCCCAGCTGATGCCGCACCAGCCGAAGCCTCAGGCCGTACCGTATTTGTGGAAATGGCAGAGCATCAACGCCAAGCTGAAGGAAGCTACAAGCATCTTCACCCCTGACCGCGGCGGCGAACGCCGGGCCATCTATCTGCAAAACCCTGGGCTATACAGCCGTCAGCCATGGGGATGGGCGTCCACGACGCAGACGCTCTATGCCGCCGTGCAGTTAATCCAGCAGGGCGAAATCGCCCCCTCCCATCGCCACACGCAGAATGCGCTGCGCTTTATCACACACGGCGAAGGCGCCTACACCATCGTGCAGGGCGAACGGATTTTCATGGAGGAAGGCGACTACCTGATTACGCCGATGGGGCTGTGGCACGGTCACGAGCATCTCGGACAGGAGCCGATGATTTGGATGGACTGCCTCGATATTCCTTTTGCATACAGCGTAGGGGGCACGTTCTTCGAGCCTTATCCGGATCGCATCGAGAAACCGTCGATCCCTGACAATTATTCCGCGCAGAAATATGGAGGCGGGATGGTTCGCCCGATCGGCGACCGCGTTCCGAGCATCGCTCCTTTGGGCGCTTACAAATGGGCCAGAACCCAAGCGGCCCTCGAAGGCCTGCGCCGTTTCGATCCCGATCCTTTTGACGGATATGCGGTGGAATATATCAATCCGTCCAATGGACTTACAGCAAACCCCAACATTGCGGCATGGATGCAGCTCCTGCCGGGGGGCTTCCGTTCGAAGGCGCATCGCCATACCAGTTCAACGATTTACCACGTCTTCCGGGGATCGGGTTATACGATTATCAACGGAGTGCGGTTCGACTGGTCCAAGGGAGACTATTTCGTGGTGCCGAACTGGGCTTGGCACGAGCATGTCAATACCTCCTCAGAGGATGCGCTGCTGTTCTCCACAAGCGACCTGCCGATTATGGAGAAAATGAACTACCAGCGCCAAGAAGCATACGAGCCCAACAACGGCCATCAGGAGGTCACCGGCGAGTTCACCCCGGTACTGCCTTAA
- a CDS encoding GntR family transcriptional regulator: MKVFQTKKDMVYSGIKDNILSGVLRPGDRLHIQALAKEFSTSEIPVREAIQALESEKLVQVTPHTGAMVAQVSARDLDEILELRIYFEALATYLAAPFITEDDAKELEKNLRKQAFAIEYNELEDFGELNLQFHKLIYQKNPNSRLNDIIFNLWDHSKRYRNVFQNNLEFTKQSYDQHLEILSIIKQKDAEKARELMEQHKIRSSAEIKSKWKRDFE, from the coding sequence TTGAAAGTTTTTCAAACTAAAAAAGACATGGTCTATTCCGGAATTAAAGATAATATTTTATCCGGCGTTTTGCGTCCGGGAGATCGTCTTCATATCCAAGCGCTGGCCAAAGAATTTTCAACCAGCGAAATTCCCGTCAGAGAAGCCATACAGGCACTGGAGAGCGAAAAGCTGGTTCAGGTTACGCCGCATACCGGAGCGATGGTGGCCCAGGTTTCGGCAAGAGACTTGGATGAAATTTTGGAATTGCGGATTTATTTTGAAGCGCTGGCCACCTATTTGGCCGCACCGTTCATCACGGAGGATGACGCGAAAGAGCTGGAAAAAAATTTGCGGAAGCAGGCGTTTGCCATTGAATATAATGAGCTGGAGGACTTCGGGGAACTGAATTTGCAGTTCCATAAGCTGATTTATCAAAAGAACCCGAATTCCCGTTTGAACGACATCATCTTCAACCTCTGGGACCATTCCAAGCGATACCGCAACGTGTTCCAGAACAATTTGGAATTCACCAAACAATCCTATGACCAGCATCTCGAAATTCTCTCGATCATCAAGCAAAAGGACGCGGAAAAAGCCAGGGAGCTTATGGAGCAGCATAAAATCCGCTCTTCGGCTGAAATCAAGAGCAAATGGAAACGGGATTTTGAGTGA
- a CDS encoding nitrilase-related carbon-nitrogen hydrolase, with the protein MKNKLKIALAQLDCREGNKEANLQKIEWSIEQAHVQQADILVIPEMMLTGFLPREEMLKLAETREGSSMRRIQEQIRRFPVSMIYTFFGIRLRAADL; encoded by the coding sequence ATGAAGAATAAATTGAAAATCGCATTGGCTCAGCTGGACTGCCGGGAAGGGAACAAGGAAGCCAACCTGCAAAAGATCGAATGGTCGATTGAACAAGCGCATGTTCAACAAGCGGATATTTTGGTCATTCCGGAAATGATGCTTACCGGATTTTTGCCGAGGGAGGAAATGCTGAAACTGGCGGAGACGAGAGAAGGAAGCAGCATGAGGAGAATTCAGGAGCAAATCCGGAGGTTTCCGGTTTCCATGATCTACACCTTTTTTGGAATACGTCTCCGAGCAGCTGATTTATAA
- a CDS encoding ABC transporter ATP-binding protein has translation MQHHSVETACVPPVLELLSVEKTFARKRMFGKSVGKQVLRGVSFSVHKGETLALVGGSGSGKSTTARLILGLDRISGGEIRYKGHDIQKLSNKERRRLCKELQVVFQDPTGSVNPRMNVLRIVSEPLLANGYRKEDAVGRVEEVLEMVGLNASDMYKYPHQFSGGQLQRIGIARAIALNPELIILDEPTSALDVSVQARILKLLKHLQADLGLTYLFITHDLNVVQSFADRVLIMSQGEIVESGTVSHIFDHSQHPYTKLLLDSNLFEKISL, from the coding sequence TTGCAGCACCATTCGGTTGAGACGGCTTGCGTTCCCCCCGTGCTTGAGCTGTTGTCGGTGGAAAAAACGTTCGCCCGAAAGCGCATGTTCGGGAAATCCGTTGGAAAGCAAGTGCTGCGCGGGGTGTCCTTCTCCGTTCATAAAGGGGAGACGCTTGCGCTTGTCGGAGGCTCCGGCAGCGGAAAAAGCACGACAGCCCGGTTGATTCTTGGCTTGGACCGCATCAGCGGCGGAGAAATCCGATACAAGGGGCACGACATACAGAAGCTTTCAAACAAAGAAAGACGGCGGCTATGCAAGGAACTGCAGGTGGTTTTCCAGGATCCGACCGGGTCGGTCAATCCGCGGATGAATGTGCTCAGGATTGTCTCGGAGCCGCTCTTGGCGAACGGATACCGTAAAGAAGATGCGGTCGGAAGGGTTGAAGAGGTTCTCGAAATGGTCGGTCTCAATGCCTCGGATATGTATAAATATCCGCACCAGTTCAGCGGAGGGCAGCTGCAGCGGATCGGGATTGCCAGAGCGATTGCGCTGAATCCGGAATTGATCATCCTGGATGAACCGACTTCGGCGCTGGATGTGTCGGTGCAGGCGAGGATCTTGAAATTGTTGAAGCATCTCCAGGCGGATTTGGGCTTGACGTATTTGTTCATCACGCACGATTTGAATGTGGTGCAGAGCTTTGCCGATCGGGTTCTGATCATGTCGCAGGGCGAAATCGTGGAAAGCGGGACGGTCAGCCATATTTTTGATCATTCGCAGCACCCTTATACCAAGCTGCTATTGGATTCGAATCTGTTTGAAAAAATTTCACTTTAG
- a CDS encoding ABC transporter ATP-binding protein, with the protein MGAEPILELKEYTLFFESNHVRYSILDAISLTVKRGELVGIVGESGCGKTMLGNSISGLLPDNVKGIQGQMRFFGVDLLSLSAKKRNKYKGSKISMVFQNPNTSLNPVISIGRQMTDVIRQHQPVHRSQAKSIALKWMSEVGLPDPEEVFRSYPHQLSGGMKQRVVIAMALSCNAELIIADEPTTALDVTTQYQILQLIQKLQKEHRVTFLLITHDMGVASYLCDRLAVMYGGRIIEAGPTGLVLKQPVHPYTQGLLKCLPGQGKTVEDLYTIPGVVPSPVDFPEGCRFSTRCEYRNSKCSEQKPPWQTDDEHPGQWYACHYPAGGEEKSIAAPFG; encoded by the coding sequence ATGGGAGCCGAACCGATATTGGAGCTTAAGGAGTACACCTTGTTTTTTGAGTCGAACCATGTTCGCTACAGCATTCTCGACGCGATCTCGCTGACTGTAAAGCGCGGCGAGCTGGTCGGGATCGTCGGCGAATCGGGCTGCGGCAAGACCATGCTCGGCAACAGCATCAGCGGTCTATTGCCTGACAATGTCAAAGGCATTCAGGGGCAAATGCGTTTCTTCGGCGTGGACCTGCTCTCCCTTTCAGCCAAGAAGCGGAACAAATATAAAGGGAGCAAAATTTCGATGGTTTTTCAAAATCCGAATACATCCTTGAACCCTGTCATTTCGATCGGCAGGCAAATGACCGATGTGATCCGCCAACACCAGCCGGTTCATCGTTCTCAAGCCAAATCAATCGCCTTGAAATGGATGTCGGAGGTCGGCCTGCCCGATCCCGAAGAGGTGTTTCGTTCCTATCCGCATCAATTGAGCGGCGGGATGAAGCAGCGGGTGGTGATTGCGATGGCTCTGTCCTGCAATGCGGAATTGATCATCGCGGACGAGCCGACCACCGCGCTGGACGTAACGACGCAATATCAGATTCTGCAATTGATCCAAAAGCTGCAGAAGGAGCATCGCGTAACGTTTCTGCTCATTACCCACGACATGGGCGTCGCCTCTTATTTATGCGATCGTCTGGCCGTGATGTACGGTGGCAGGATTATCGAAGCGGGCCCGACCGGGCTTGTGCTGAAGCAGCCCGTGCATCCCTATACGCAAGGTCTGTTGAAATGTCTTCCCGGACAGGGGAAAACGGTCGAGGATTTGTACACGATACCTGGGGTGGTTCCTTCACCGGTCGATTTTCCCGAGGGCTGCCGCTTCTCAACCCGGTGCGAATACAGAAATTCAAAGTGCAGCGAGCAAAAACCGCCATGGCAGACCGATGATGAGCATCCGGGACAGTGGTACGCATGCCATTATCCCGCGGGAGGGGAGGAGAAGAGCATTGCAGCACCATTCGGTTGA
- a CDS encoding ABC transporter permease has product MIAVGRTRTQTLKNRIRVLSSDKLGIIALLIILLFIFGAIFAKQISPYPEQGAGQSNISNTLAAPSAEHLSGTDRQGRDILSRILFGLRTSLEAAFLVTALAVMIGVPLGAIAGFIGGVVDEVIMRITDVFLAFPALLLAIALVAALGPSLGNAILAIALSWWPWYTRIVRSVAVSMKNALFIDAARVIGVSRFKIIFRHIIPNTLTPVIVQASMDIGSVILAEASLSFLGFGRSGATGKRRKVLYFAAVVVFRFSRPRHFAPGHGVQHLGRFDSGYA; this is encoded by the coding sequence TTGATAGCTGTTGGCAGAACGAGGACGCAAACTCTCAAAAACCGGATCCGTGTTTTGTCATCCGACAAACTGGGGATTATCGCATTATTGATCATTTTATTGTTTATTTTCGGCGCTATTTTTGCCAAACAGATTTCGCCGTATCCGGAGCAAGGAGCGGGGCAATCGAACATTTCCAATACGCTGGCCGCTCCAAGCGCGGAACATTTGTCCGGTACCGACAGGCAGGGTCGAGACATTCTGAGCCGTATTCTGTTCGGACTGCGGACATCACTGGAAGCCGCTTTTCTCGTGACCGCATTGGCCGTCATGATCGGCGTTCCGCTGGGGGCGATTGCCGGCTTCATCGGCGGGGTCGTCGATGAAGTGATCATGCGCATCACCGATGTGTTTCTTGCGTTTCCGGCTTTGCTTTTGGCCATAGCGCTTGTGGCGGCGCTCGGACCCAGTCTAGGGAATGCCATTTTGGCCATCGCGTTGAGCTGGTGGCCGTGGTACACCCGGATCGTGCGGAGCGTTGCGGTTTCAATGAAAAACGCATTATTTATCGACGCCGCCCGGGTAATCGGCGTCAGCCGGTTCAAAATCATTTTCCGCCACATTATTCCCAATACGCTGACACCGGTGATCGTGCAGGCTTCGATGGATATCGGCAGCGTCATCCTGGCCGAAGCCTCATTAAGCTTCCTCGGCTTTGGCAGATCTGGGGCAACTGGTAAGCGAAGGAAGGTCCTATATTTTGCAGCAGTGGTGGTATTCCGCTTTTCCCGGCCTCGCCATTTTGCTCCTGGTCATGGCGTTCAACATCTTGGGAGATTCGATTCGGGATATGCTTGA